From the Hemicordylus capensis ecotype Gifberg chromosome 1, rHemCap1.1.pri, whole genome shotgun sequence genome, the window TTACAGATCAGAGTGTCAAGGCACTCAGGACATGTGGCTAGCTGTCGCATGTTTCCTAATGGCTTTTTCTGGTAAGGGGATGTGAAAGAATAGTCCACGTAATTACTGGTTTCATATCAGGTGAAAAAGTCATCTCAAAAGCCTCTCTTTATGAAGCAAAGGGAACTACTAGAGCTCTGGCAGTTGTAACTCATGAAGCATATCACGTATTTAATGCTAAGTCTGTCCCAAGGATTGCATAGCTTGGAAGCCAGGTGTTGCCTCCTTCCCAGGCAGCTAAGCAGAGGCTTAAGTCCAGCAACCACCAAGACCAGAACTTCCCCCTTGCTTTATATTCCTACTCCAGCCTTGTCCCTAAGTGACATTTAGAGCCTACTTCATCATCCGACTGGGTCACATGAGACTAGCTATGACCTATGGCCTTGACAAATAAATTACTTACCTAACTAGTCACCTGATATTCCTGTCGTTCAGCTATCCACATGACTGCACCAACTATCAactatttattttaaagttttatttatgggtTTTCTAGGCAATTGCCACCAAAAGCTGTTTGCAATTAAACTGAAACAAAACCTAAAGctgaaaatttaaataatttttaaataatagatttaaagcaaagtgtgctgtcgaatctgggttgactcctggtgaccacagagccctgtggttgtcttcggtagaatacaggaggggtttaccattgccatctcccacgcaggatgatgcctttcagcatcttcctatatcactgctgcctgctaTAAGTACCAGCggcgatttgaaccagcaacctctggcttgctaataaagttatttccccactgcgccattaggtggctgcaagaGTAGATTAGGCACCGGTAAATTTTAACAGTGATTAAAACCAAACAGACCATGAAGCCACTGTGTGCCCATACACAATCTTAAATGGGAATTTTGCTTGAGTGTGAATAGAGAGAAAGTAGATGGACTTCCCCAGGGAGGAGGGAGCTCCAGGATTGTGGGGTTCTTCACAAAAAAGTTCGGCTCTGATCCCACAGCAGTCTTGATTTGAGCCATAGATGCAACCCACAGCAACACTCTCTCTTGACATCTTACAAGGCAGTTGTACGGGCAGATATTTCTAAAGATATGCAGGATCTAAACTGACTGGAGTTTCAGAGCCAAAATCCAACACCTGATATGCCCAGAAAATGGTTGAAAGCcattgtggattttaaaaaacaggtgcTGTGTGTCGTTGCCTACCGATCTCCATCACAAAGTGGGTAGCTGTGTGACGTACCAGCCTGAAGCTTCCAAAAAGACAGCATGGAGTGAGCTGGGGTATTCGATCTGAGAAGTTACCAAGGCCCCTAGGACAGCGTCCTAATCCTCGGTGTCCAAAAGGGAGTGCAGCAAAAAAAGAGTTGTAAAGGATAAAAGGTGTCCTAACTGCTAGGTGGCTGTAAATGTCTGTACCACATTCCTCAAGAACGCCGACCTAACCCATCAATTATTGGAAATAGCCTAAGGTCATATAAAAGTTTCCAGTCTTCAACCTCAAAAATGGTGGTTGGTGTACCTTTTGGCACAAAATCAACTTTGGTACTTCTGCTCATGCATTTTGAGCATGGCTCTCTGTGCTGAAAGGGCTGGTGGAAATCTGCTTGGCTATGCTGCAAATCAAGTCATCTGGCTGTCATGTACCATTTCTCTTTCTTACAGTGAccttcaaaatgctgctgctggctcCTTTGCTTCGGCGTTTGCCACCTTGGTCCTTTGTCCCACAGAGCTTGTGAAGTGTCGCCTACAGGCTATGCATGAGCTGAAGTTAACGGGGAAGATAGTCCAAGGACATAAGTAAATAACATTTACCCGTGCAGAAATTCTGTCATTTAAAAGCACTGTTCCCCTTTCCCTTATATTCTCATCCTTACATACCTTTTGGCCTGCTTCATTCCAGTCCTCCCTTAACCTCCGTCTCATCTAATTCTTTCCAACAGAAACACTTTCTAGTCAAGGTGGGACAGTGTAGTTTGCTTTGTAAGGACACACAACAGAGCAATCTTGCTTGAGGAGAATATACTAAATGTGGCAATGTAATGGGTTGGGGGTAAAGCATCAGTTTGGGGGGAGGTGGTCAGGGATTGTCCTTTGAGTTGGACTTCTGAGGCCCTCTAGAGCCTGGTTCAACCATGAGGAGGGGAGCAGAGGATTGTCCTTGATTATGTGGAGGCCCAATGCAAGGCCAAGGGCTAAATCGGCAACCCTGTGCatgtttacaggtgaaactcggaaaattagaatatcgtgcaaaagtccattaatttcagtaatgcaaattaaaaggtgaaactgatatgagacagacacattacatgcaaagcgagataagtcaagccttaatttgttataattgtgatgatcatggcgtacagctcatgaaaaccccaaatccacaatcccagataattagaatattacatggaaccaagaagacaaggattgaagaatagaacaatatcggacctctgaaaagtataagcatgcatatgtatttagtacttggtttgggccccttttgcagcaattactgcctcaatgcggcgtggcatggatgctatcagcctgtggcactgatgaggtattatggaagaccaggatgcttcattagcggccttcagcaattctgcattgtttggtctcatgtctctcatccttcacttggcaatgccccatagattctctatggggtcaggtcaggcgagtttgctggccaatcaagcacagtacactgtatacttttcagaggtccgatattgttctattcttcaatccttgtcttcttggttccatgtaatattctaattttctgggattgtggatttggggttttcatgagctgtacgccatgatcatgacaattataacaaattaaggcttgacttatctcgctttgcatgtaatgtgtctgtctcatatatcagtttcaccttttaatttgcattactgaaattaatggacttttgcacgatattctaatttttcgagtttcacctgtatttaggAGTAAATTCTGCTGGatgcagtggggcttacttccaagcaaaTGGGAATAGGATTGCTCTGAAGTATAGGGTTAGGGTCCTAGCGACCATTCATCTTGGCTTGGCTAGGCTGCCAAGGCCAGCCCAAATGGGTGGAATCCTGTATACTCTTTTCCAAATTGCCCTGCTCTTCCCGCCGTTTGTAAAGAACACGTCATGCAAGTGGTTTCCATTTAAACTTGCAAAATATCACCTGTCTGATGGTCTTGTTCCTCTCCCAGTACAGTTTGGTCAGTAATAAAAGGTGTTCTTCAGAAGGATGGTCCCCTTGGATTCTATCGTGGTCTGTCTAGCACATTGCTGCGAGAAATTCCTggctattttttgttttttggaggcTATGAACTGAGTCGGACTTTTTTTGCCTTTGGGAGACCAAAAGAAGAATTAGGTATGTTTTAGTTCAATAGCAATATGAAAAGTGTCCAAATGAGTGCACGTTGGTTCAAATATAAAAGCCTGTCCTAAATTATTTGCAGTACTTTCCAACATCCAATATAAAAATTTGCTGTAAATGATATATGtaccaaaagaaaaaaacccagcaTGACTATATAAAATCATATAGGGTCTCAGTAAAAATATAGTGGTGAATAAAAAGAGTGCCCCCCACAAAAATTGTATACTTTATCTATATTAGTTTAAATCAGAGTATAAATGTATTAACAATCAGGATCCACAATATTCTCATTTTGTAAAAGATAGGTACCATATGGTAAAAGGTAACCTGAATAAAACCAATATCAATCCAAACAAAATATATGCAAAGACGATTAACAAAATAAACTCTGTTAAAGATAAAAGCCATTACAAGTATATGTAGAAAGatctgtaaatatatatattgaaaAGTCCTAAAGGGAATGCTCCAAAAGGAGTCCTAAGCTTCAAGGGAGTTACTTCTGTATCTGAGGAATGGAATCAACAGTTCCACAAGTGGCTTGCACTCCCATGGTATAGCACAGTCCAAGGAGATATGTTTGCATTCTGATGTCCTGAGCCAGATGCATTTCGACCGATGCATAGTCTTCATCAGTGGCATTAACTGTGGGACCCTAGCAAGGTGTTCATAACTCAGTGGGAATAAACACAAATGGCTAAGGACCTTTGCTGAGCCTCCAAGCGAACAGCCTCATCCACTCCGGTTCTGGATAGAACACTGGACCTTGGTGCAGGAGATGAGGGTCTGATCATAGATCCAGAGGGTCATTCCACCAGGTCTGAGAACCAAAGCCAgtgtgggagtgggagtgggagcaaTATTATTTCCACCCCCCGTCTGGCCCTGAGATATGACAGATGTGAGGGGTGGAGGAAGCGTACACTAGTCTTTTTGCTATTTCTGATCTATCTTCTGGTTTAACCATATTAACTGATGGACCATCACATCAGAGGCCAGGGCCCTGGCAGATAACTGAGTGGCATACAAGGAGGAGTCAGCCATGAAGGCTGCTGCCTTCCCGAGCTTAAGCCCTTGATTGAGTCTGGGGAGCTTTTGGGGAACCAGTGGTAACAGTTCCTTGACCCATAGGATAGAGGCCTGAGCAAAAATAGAATGTGTCATGGAAGACTGCATGGATAGGGTTGTTGCCTGATGGGACCTATGCAGTGCTGCATAACACTATGTGTCATCCTGGTTCTTGAAAACTTAATTTCCATCTTTTGGTAAGATCGTGTCAGTAACCTTGCGTTTATCCATAACTTATGGATGTGCAGAATTGCCTCACTGGAGGAGGCAGGCCCTTACCCTCTGGGGTTGTCCCATTCCAACTGACTATAACGTGTTATATAAAATGTTAGTTCAGGAATAGTTGGAGGCATGGCACAACAATCTCAGTGTACAAATGGGAGCACTTCCATCTCCTCCTAACAATCCTGAAGGGGATCCTGAAGAACCCCTTCCAGCTTAAGCGTCTTACATGCCTTATGCAGAACTGGAAAGTCCACTTGAGGGAATAGGCAATAGGAACTGGTCTGGGACAGCCCCACCTCACCTGACAATTCCCCTTCTACTCTGTCCAAAACGGAGACATTGGATTGTTCCCCCTTTCCCGAGACATCTGGAGCATCCAGTGGAATTGGCGCCTTGCGAGTAGGTGAGCCATGAGGTGAAAGGACGTGAATGGGTTGTGCGGATTGCTAGGGGTGAGAGAACTGTGAGATACTCTGGGGGAAATGGGCAGAATGAATTCTAACATTGGAGCGCCCCCTATCGCAGTTGTTGGCCAAATCATAGTCTGGAGCGCTGGGCAAGGTCAGAGAAGAATTGATGGGAATTTGGGGAAGGGGCTCCTTGCGTAGCTCTTCCACTACCAGGTGCTTGAGTAGCGCCTGGATATGGGGAGGGCTCCCCTTCCTTCACTTCTTCCTCCgagtgggggggtggtggtggtggtgtaagaCTGGCAAATTCaactggaggagctgctgctgccgccatccaCAGGAGGGGACACTTGTTTGACACACTTGACTGGGCCACTGGACGAGGCCCCTGCCAAGGCAGACTGCCCTGACCTCTGCTCAAGGTCTGCCAGGCCCTCCACAGCCTTTGTGTTCTAAGCCAACAGAGGCTGCGGCAAGAGTATTGGGAGTGGAGGCCAACGCAGCTTGCTCACACCTTGGTTTTGTTGGTCTTCTTGGGGTGAATTTTAGTGGTGGGATGTGGAGTCACCCGAGATAGGACAAAACCCCTCTCGCTACAGGAAGTGTGAGTGGCCATGCTGGAGGAGCTGCCACACACTGCAGCAGACTAGTGACGTGGCTTGCTGGCACTGAGAAGTTAGTTTAGCCATgcgtaagaacacaagaacagccctgctggatcaggcccaagaaggcccagctattccagcatcctgtttcgcacagtagcccaccagatgccactggaagtcacaggcaggagttgagggcatgccctctctcctggtgttactcccctgcaactggtactcagaggcatcctgcctttgaggctggaggtggcctataggcctgtCTCCCTTTCCTGTCTCATTCTAAGCAACACAAGAGGGTGGGAAGTCTGAGAAATAGAGACTAATGAGTTTTGAGGTACCGAGCCCAAAGTAGTGTACCTGttctggagcaagacaggacaAGAACTGGAGGCCAAGGGGGTAGCTCCTCCCATATGGTCTCATGAAACTTTGCTGATTGGCCGTGTCCTGGAGCAGGTGAGAAGAACAACCCGACACTGGATACACTCCCCCAGTGAGGGAGAATGAACCTacaaccttctgcaggcagagcatgtgttctaccactgagcaatgtaGCCTCAACTCCAATGGAGAAAGCTGGATTCTTTTCTCATCATACTTCATAAAACAGGGACAGTTATGGTCAGTTGCATTCATTCTGTTTCCCAGCACACCAAGACATTAAAACTGGACAAAGGCCTTTTCTTTGGTTAATGGCTCCCACTCTGCTATTAGGTAGGGAGAAACAGCAGTTTTACGGTACAATTTAAAAGGCAGCAAATGgtcatttaattgtttttaccagAGTGGGAGAGGATATTTCTTGGATTTCTTTTTTAGGTACGAAAGTATTCTGAGCTGcttttgtttggttttgcaggTCCTGTTGTGTTAATGGTCAGCGGTGGCTTTGGTGGCACCTGCTTATGGATTGCTGTCTATCCAGTGGATTGCATCAAATCTAGAATCCAAGTTCTTTCCATGGCAGGAAAACAGGCAGGCTTTATGGGCACTTTTGCAAGTGTGTTCCAGAATGAAGGTTAGAACAAAAAAGATCAGTTTAGTGGGAGAGGGAATGTCTAAGAATCTGCATAGCCACACAAGAGTGCAAACTATACCTGAAACTTGCTAGGCATGTCATCTCACTCAGTTGCAAAGAAGTCCTGAAATTATGTGGGCCGTCTCTGCAGACACCAGCTGCACTCAGCCAGGGTGTTCAGCACCAGGAACTATAGGAGTGAGGCCAGCACTTAAGAAGGATGCCCAGTGGCTGAAGGGGAGTCATGGAAGCCTGAGCATTCTGGTAGTGTTTGATCTCTTGATTTAGCCTGTGTTCCAGGAGGGACAAGCTAACACCACTTTAAGGAAAGCCTCAGCTGAGCCTCCCTCCGTACTATTGGGCTTTTTAAAGCTATACTGCCTattgtattaaaaatactgtaaTGCAGTGTTAGCTTTAGGCAATTTTTggtttacatttataccccatccTTCAATATAAAGCATTTTCCAGGTTAGTACTGGAGAAAACCATTCAGGTTTCCAGGACTTTGAGATAAGCACTCTGAATTGTGCCAAGACTGGGGGCAGCTGTCTAAACACTAGCAAGTTATGTTCCTGCCAGCTAGTTGAAGCCTAGTGGCTATCTTCTGGGCTGCAAGACCGTGCATTGTGGTAATTCAATCTGGAGATTACCAGAGCATGGAGAAGTGTGGCTAAGCATCTCTGTCCAGGAGGATGTTAGTTGGTCCACCAGCTATCGCTGTTGAAAGGCACTGTATGGATTGAGCTTGAGTATTGGTCTTCAGATAAGCTTTTACTGATCCCAGATACTGGTTTAGAACAAATAGCTGAGAGACGTTTTAAGAAATAGCCTTATTAACACCAACTCTCATTTCCAGGTGTGTCTGCCTTGTATTCTGGACTGAAGCCTACTATGATTCGTGCTTTCCCAGCCAATGGTGCACTGTTCCTTGCCTATGAATATAGCCGGAAGCTAATGATGAACCAGTTTGAAAGCTAAAGCTTTTATTTTAGACTGAATGAGATACATTTATAGGTCATTGCAGAGGTTGACTGGGGCGAGAGTGACACCATAGGTTGTAAAACTCCTGTTGTGAAACAAAATGAGGTGTGTTTTTTAAGTATCAGTTGATTTCAATAAACATCTTGTGTTTTCTAGATGGTGCTTACTATTGGGGCTATATGCCCAGCGACAATAGAACACAGATATCTTATGTTCTGCTACATGTGTTATGGGCAGTGCTGTATACCACACTTTAACTTTCAGGTTATAATGATCTGACCATGAAGACAAACTGATGCTAGAGCAAGAGCAGCAATATTCGTACTTAATGTTGCTAAGCCAGTCAGCAGCTCTATTCCAGTGAACTACTCAGAATGTATAGTGTTCATGGGCCAAACCAATTCCTTGATTTACACATGTTCCTCAGCATTATCATTTCACCACTgaagcagctgggggtgggagtAGCGGGAAGAACCCTGACTGCTTAACTAAGTTGCATTGTACCCACTATCCCTCCCAAAAGTATTACCACTTGCATGTTACAGCTCTGTAGCACCCACATGAATCAAGAAATTGTGCCAGCACATTCATATTCCTTCTCTATTCTATTTTGCAACTAGGAAGATAAAATTGTGCAGTTAAGTACAGAAACTTGTTTACTTATTTACTGCAGGAGTTTGCCAAGGGTGATTTTTATTCCTTTTTTGCAAGCATCTGAATTTATCTTAAACAACCATGTAATGG encodes:
- the SLC25A15 gene encoding mitochondrial ornithine transporter 1 isoform X1, coding for MRTNPVIQAAIDLTAGAVGGTACVVTGQPFDTAKVKMQTFPNMYKGIIDCFVKTYKQVGFRGFYKGTTPALVANIAENSVLFMCYGFCQQIVRKIAGLEKQAKLSDLQNAAAGSFASAFATLVLCPTELVKCRLQAMHELKLTGKIVQGHNTVWSVIKGVLQKDGPLGFYRGLSSTLLREIPGYFLFFGGYELSRTFFAFGRPKEELGPVVLMVSGGFGGTCLWIAVYPVDCIKSRIQVLSMAGKQAGFMGTFASVFQNEGVSALYSGLKPTMIRAFPANGALFLAYEYSRKLMMNQFES
- the SLC25A15 gene encoding mitochondrial ornithine transporter 1 isoform X2; amino-acid sequence: MQTFPNMYKGIIDCFVKTYKQVGFRGFYKGTTPALVANIAENSVLFMCYGFCQQIVRKIAGLEKQAKLSDLQNAAAGSFASAFATLVLCPTELVKCRLQAMHELKLTGKIVQGHNTVWSVIKGVLQKDGPLGFYRGLSSTLLREIPGYFLFFGGYELSRTFFAFGRPKEELGPVVLMVSGGFGGTCLWIAVYPVDCIKSRIQVLSMAGKQAGFMGTFASVFQNEGVSALYSGLKPTMIRAFPANGALFLAYEYSRKLMMNQFES